CAGGCCCAAGCCGCGACGGCCCTTTTGCTCCAGTACGGCGGGGTCGCCAGCGTCGAGATGTCGCCGATTTACGGCAAGTTCGCGCTCTATGAGGGGACGCTCGTGCACTTCGCGCTCGTTCTCGGGGGTGGTCTGGGTGCCGGCTCGACGCGGATTCAGCTGCGGCCACAGCAGGTGGCGAACTGCGGCCCGGGCACCGACACCCCGGAGTGCCGAAGCGCCTCCTTCGGCGACACTGGCTTCAAGATGCTCACCACGTTCAACGTCGGGTTTCGCGTGATGCTCGGCGAGCGCGCAGCGATCCGTCTCGAGATCCGCGACCTCATCTACACGGCGCGCGTCAACCAGATCAACGGGTGCTCATACGAGGACCTCTATTCGTTGAGCACCGGGGGCAACCCCGTCAGCGGCAGCTGCCCAGCAAACGGCGGCTTTGCCACCACCGACGACCGCCAGCTGGCCATGTCGCTCTTGAAGGAGACGAGCTCCGACGTCATCAACAACGTCTCCTTCTTCGCCGGCTTCAGCTTCCTGTTTTAGTTCGACGACCCCAAGACGCCAGGAACGAACGAAATGGCCACGCGCTTTTGCCAGCCGCTCCTCACCGCCGCGCTCGTCCTCGCCCTCGCCGCGCCCGCCCTCGCAGCCGCGGGCCCCGAGGCGGACGCCGGGCAGAACAACAAAGCGGTCCAGGCCTACAACGACGGCGACTTCGAGACCGCCGCCTTCCTCTTTGCAGACCTGGCGGACAACGCCCAGTCCGAGGAGATCCGCCTCAAGGCCGAGTACTACCTCGCGCAGAGCTTCTTGAAGCGCGGCCTCTACAACGCCGCCCTGCGCCAGTACTCGTACGTCGTGAAGGCGGGGCCCAACCATCCGCACTACCTCAAGGCGGTAGAGGGCATCGTCGCCGTCAGCGAGGCCCTGCACGAGGATTTCATCACCGGCGCCATCCTCGACAAGGAGTACAACGACGAGTTCGCCAAACTCTCGCTAGAGACCCTCAACAAGATCAACTTCATCGTCGGCATGGTGAGCTACCGCAAGAACAAGCTCGAGGAGGCCACGGGCTTCCTCAACCC
This genomic window from Vicinamibacterales bacterium contains:
- a CDS encoding outer membrane beta-barrel domain-containing protein, which codes for MKTILRVSLVLATTALGSSAWAAEGAAATEPAAAPAVEAKAEPSATAETKTVEATAPDTKPAETKPADAPPAAPVQVPKLVEGAPLGNANVSVNIVQKKIHENEGRHELVLYPAVLQINGKFTQHYGVGLMYAYHLRETLAISLMPIWNYWNQESDFNQELIDKGHQQAQAATALLLQYGGVASVEMSPIYGKFALYEGTLVHFALVLGGGLGAGSTRIQLRPQQVANCGPGTDTPECRSASFGDTGFKMLTTFNVGFRVMLGERAAIRLEIRDLIYTARVNQINGCSYEDLYSLSTGGNPVSGSCPANGGFATTDDRQLAMSLLKETSSDVINNVSFFAGFSFLF